The sequence below is a genomic window from Phoenix dactylifera cultivar Barhee BC4 chromosome 8, palm_55x_up_171113_PBpolish2nd_filt_p, whole genome shotgun sequence.
ATTACCAATCCACTATTATGCAAGATTAGAAAAGTTTTCTTGTGCCGCAATAGCAGCTCTAAAGCATTTTCCAATCGTTTATATGATATTATCAAATATTTTATCTTCTTTTAATTGACTTTCAATCTGGCATTTGCCGATCAATTTCTACTATCAAATATGCATACAAGGCTGAAGCAGAGCTAGGATTAATTGTCACCATTCAATTCTCATTGGCTTCCAACTAGCAGGGAAAATCCCACTCTTGCTTGCATTCCATATTATATTTGATCCTCCAAATATATGCCATATCTAGGCATAGCATGTGGTCATTGTTGAACTGCGTGGATTTGCAATAATAGGATGTTAAGATGTTCATCATGAGCAGTTGCTTGAATGATCTCCGGAGTTCATTGTTGATTTATAACACTTTCTGTTACTTATTCAAACACGTTACGTTAGAACTTACGGACGGCCAATTGCTTCATCTTTTCTGCGGTGCTCCTTATCTATCGTGTGTTCAAGTGGGTTTGGCAAGCTTGGCCAAAACTAGAATAATAAAGGCTTGTGCCGACCCGAGAGCCCCACGTGCGGTCCACGAAACTAGAAGCATGCGTTATGGGACATTTGTTGGTATTATTTGTTATTGTAATTAATAAAGTTTATAGAACTCGCTTGTTTTGATTGAAGTCCTATAATTGGTTCATGAATGATAGGGAAGAAATCAGAATGAAATCCACTGATTCACTAGTTTTTTTGTCAAATATATTACTTTTTAAAACTGAAATAAATCAAGTGAAACAATTTGAATTTCTTCGTCGAAGAAAAAGTTGATCAAACTGAATAAAATGTACCTTTTTTACTTTGTGATTTTCTGTCAAATAATCTCTTTGGCACCCAAACATATCAACTTAGAAGCCTACGAGTTTCTCGTTCCTTTTGTAAATGAAAAACTATCCAACCAAAATGGCCAAATGGCCTTATCTGGattatttgataaaaaaaagcTTCATCTGAACCAAAGTTCCCCATTTTAGTATTGAATTACATACCGATGCCAtactagcacagtgtcggtacggtacgataTGAACTTTTTATGGCATACTGAGTGTTGGTACGCCACCTATATCGAGTACTGATAGCaaaccggtacggtacggtacgctcCATATCCGTCTGGTTCGGACGGATACGATATACCATAATCTAGACTAATCTCTCCAACTTTATCTTCAACTTGGCCAAGTAATAATAGTAAACCTGTGTTAGAACTGAATAAAAATGACAATGgcattcttttctctttttctctcactctcttttcatattatttattcATTATCTTAAGCTTTAGTGGTGACACAGTATATATTTCATAGTCcagatttttctttcaaaaaagaaatatgccattttttcttatttttcttaagtcatGGGTTGGCTTAATTGTTCAAGGGTTTGAGTtacaatatttatttatttatttattccaaaaaagaaaaaaaaaggctcaCAATAGCCTAGCTGATGCCTTATATTAGCTTGGTAAACCAAACTTGACTATTTTCAACCATATTGTTGAATTCTGCTGTAAGGTCATTATCACCTTTAGTAGAATCTCCAAGAATTACTGGAAAAATTAATaacgttttcctttttttatatattatttttgtccTCATATTCCCCTTCTTTCCTCATATGCAAGAGATATATTCGagcatattaaattattatatatatatatatatatatatatatatatatatatatatgacctTGCAAATATAGTTTATTATGTATTCATGCTCTAAAATTACTAGTCGTATATATCTCTAAAAGCATCTTGTTTTTACAGGGATATCCCTCCAATTAGATTTTTGTCTGGCGATGTCAATATATTACCATTTTAAATGTAAGATAACTTTATCGCTAATACTCTTGATAGATTTACATAAAAATATAACCCTTTTCAATTTaagatgaatatttttttttaaggaagtTTAGGGTATGTGAAATAAAACTCAAAATGGTTATTTTTAATGCTATTACCCAAAAGTCTAATGAGAGGGGCATCTATTTAAAAGCATAATAAGTTGAGGGGTATATTTTTTGGAAGATAAATATAAAAACTACATATGCAAGGATACATGATAACAAACTCTTAAATTACTTGTCTAAAAACTACATATATTATGCTAGATGTAGACCTACCCTTGACCTAGTCACATTCTAAAATTTTGGCTCAACtagatttaattaaaaattatcaaaaatttcaaaacaaaaataatagtaAATATACTTATCAAAAAGTTAATAATGATGAATATAACAAAAGAATTGCTCATATATTTTTTAAGACCGAAAGTAGAAAATTATACAAAGCTCCATAATCATTGCATTAGGTCAGTagttccaaaaaaaatatttttttcttagaattaaaaatctaattttttttctcttcaataaaaaccaTGCTCTCCTCTTCGATGGTATCATAGTATACTAGTGAGtcagatttatcaaatctagtgataactaagattttttttttgttgatgattttgTTATGCCACTTGGATCCTTGAGGGATGAGGAATAGCCTCTCCTAATCTCTCCCTCTATACACATGCACACAAGCATATGTATCTATTAAatagaaaggagagagaaaactaAACCTCTCTCCAAacttcattttttaaaaaaaaattgtaaaaaaatCATCTAAAATATCCACAttttgtaaaaaataaaaattatctatgaaaaaatattttagaaattcatgtatATTTGAATATAGTAGAAAATACTGTGAAATCTCTCTCAACCAAATTAAGAAAGATGGATCTTTTTTTTGCCAAGGGAAAAATTTTTTAGGAAGTCACGTATATCTAAATATATTAGAATTCACCATGCAtaggaaagaaatattttagaaagcGGAATTtctttctaccaaattaaaaaaagaggGTTTTTTATTTGctaagaaaaatataaagaaaaaaaatcaaatccatCGAATTCTCTATTTTCTATAAGATCTGACTAACCATGAAATTCTTTTTGTCAATATATGATCTATcacatatattatatttttttagtaaCAATAGACTTAAAAGGATCTGTGAAATTTTATAGGttgaatttaatttatttatactATCTAAATTTAAAGGGCATCCACGGCCTCCTAGAGCTCAATGACAAATACAATTATAGTatctaattttaaattatttataggAAAAAAGAGTGCAACTTTGGTCAAATCGCATACTCGCCGTTGGAGTACCGTCCGTCCCGCCCTGGTTAGTCTGGCTAACCGTTTCCTGAAATCCGTCAAACCAGTTGCCGTCATTGTGATGATACTTAAGAATCCTACATATGGGTTGCCGGCTTTCCGTAGTTTCAAAGTCCTAGCCGGACTCaacctcctccttcctccttcgGCTCTTCGATAACCTGCAAAGAATCCCACTCCGTCTAGAATATCACTTTCCTTGGAATTCTTCCGCCCTTTATACGCGCTGGTGGCCTGGGGGACAGAGAACGGAGAGATGACATCGCGGCCAGCGGAGGAGGAGCGATGTCATTGGGGCTACCGGCGCTTCGCTTGGAGATGTACGGCGGCGGCGCTGCATTGCCGATCAAGGCGGCGCCCGGCGCCGTCCGATGCCATCCGAGGTCGTCAATCTTGGGGTCGCGAGAGAAGGAGGCCAGTTTCTTCCGGCGGATCCGGAGGACCCTTTTAGGAAAAAAATTCGGGTTTTTCGCCCTGCTCTTCGTCTCGGCCGCCGCCTTCTTCTTGCCCGCCTTTCGCCTCAGCAAAGGTTCAATTTTTGGCCCTTTCATCTCTCCTTTTCCGTCCCTCATTCTCTCTTCTTTGCTTCTAGTCGTTCTTGATTCTTTTATgcgttttgtttcttttaactcaAAGATGTAATCTTGGATTCGTATCCATTATCTTGACGCCTGGCACCAGTTGATCATGTTTTGAGACTTAATACTACTTTGAATGTATTGGTTTAACTGCATTATTGTTCGTTCTTGATCTTTCGTGCGTTTCTTTAACTCAAAGTTGCAATCTTGAAGTTTTTTTCCATTATGTTGATTGCTTCGGTTTGGCCAGTCGATCATGATTTCAAAGGAGTATTTTGATTATATTACTTGACTTGGGTTATTGTGgattcttgatctttcatgtgtttctttaactcaaattcGTAATCTCGGATGTTCCTTTGAATTGGATGCCTTGTTTTGCTCAGTTGATCATGATTTGAGACCTAACAATACTTTGGTTCTATTAGTTTAATTGAGTTATTGTTGATTTTATAGTCTCATGCGCTTCCTTGACTCAAAGACATAATCTTGGAATATATCCATTATCTTGATGCCTCAGttcgacagttgatcatgaTTTGAATCAGTATTACTCTTACTATTAGTTTAATTGCATTATTGTTGATTCCTAATTTTCATGTCTGTCTTTAACTTTCAAAATGCAATCTTGTAACATACCGATTatcttgatgctgcagtttGGCAGTTGACCATGTTTTGTTTGCTTTTCAGGGATGATGGCAATATTGTGAATGTGGATATTTTATTTGTATTTTTGTGATCAATGGGAAGAAAGAAAGGTTGCAGCAAATTCACATTTTCCTTTGTAGAGTATAATCATGCAACAAGATGTTTATGTTTCAATTTTTATATATAGTTAGAGAAACTATATGCATCGATCGCTGTCAAGCATCCGGGCCGGTCATTGTGGCTCCTAAAATCTTTATTTCCAAAacctcctccaaaaaaaaagacttgTTAAATATATGAAAAGATTGTTCTGTTCCCAAACATGAGACCACTATCATATATCTTAGAGCCATTTCCAGTAGATTCTCACTTCTTCATCATGGGGGCTTTCCTGCTCACTGTGACAGGTCAAGTTACGATGGATATGGAATCTACATTTCATCAACACCCAGCAAGTAATGAATCTGCGACTTGGCATTCTGGGAGATATTGGCAGCCAAAGGGCATTCCTACACCACATCCTTGTGGAAATTTCTCATATCCTCCTCCACCACATGATAAGAAGCGTACTGGCCCGCGACGTGAGTATACTGCTTTTTTCTTGTCTAAGTTGTTGTAAAAGTATATTAAGATGCCAACCATTTTGTTCATCACCTTTCTTTAGCTTGTCCTGTTTGCTATGTCCCTGCGGAACAAGCAATGGATTCTATGCCAACTTCATTATCAGTATCGCCTGTCCTTAGGGATCTAAATTATGTCATTGAGGAAACCTCAGTCAAAACTGAATTGGAAGGAGGCTCAACATTTGGTGGACATCCGACTCTGCAGCAGAGAAATGAGTCCTTTGATATAAAAGAGTCAATGACTGTGCATTGTGGGTATGTATATTTGTGTCTTCACATTTTTTTCTTGCCTAAGTTAATTGGTAAAATACTCTTACCTTAGTTTGAACAGTATGTAGAAACTCTTTTCATTGATACTCAAACTCACTCATTGTTTACTGGCATTGATCAGATTTGTTAAGGGGATGAAACCTGGACGTGGTACTCTGTTTGACATTAATGATGCTGATCTTCTTGAGATGGAGCAATGCCATGGAATAGTTGTTGCTTCGGCTATATTTGGTACAAATTGTGCtgcacttttttttcttcttgatccTGCTCCCCTTCTTCTAAATTCTAAATGATATGTTTCCTCTTATGACTATCCTTTTTTGACCAGGAAATTATGATATAATGCAACATCCCAAAAATATAAGTGAAGCTACAAAGAGAAGTGCATGCTTTTACATGTTTGTGGATGAAGAGACTGCAGCCTACATAAACAACTCAACAGAACTGGACAGGACAAAAAGAGTCGGGCTGTGGAGAGTGGTTGTTGTCCGAAACCTTCCTTATGATGATCCAAGGCGCAATGGAAAGGTACTGTCTTCTCATGGACTTCTTATAGAAGTCAACTATATAGCCTCCACTCCACGATCGTAGAACAAATGTTAGGATACATTTGGAAAGTATTAATGCAAGGTTAAAAATATAATGTACCATTTTTTGAGCAATTTATCCACATCCTTCCTTtcactgtttttttttaataattatgaaagtcaaacttttttttaataccCATAGTTAAACTTGCAAGCATTCTGTTGATCCTGTCTGTTTATATCACTTTTGAAACTATAgtacaagaaaaacaaaaaactaaaaaaagctATGTCTGAGTTTGTACAGATTAAGTTGATACAATCTTGATATCTTTTATCTCATGGATTAAGTTGATACCATCTTCAGCTcatttatttcaaaattaattGCCTGTTCTCCAATCACCCTAGGTGtaggttttcttcttctccttattTTCATTGAAGTCTCATATGTAAATAACGAAGAATGAATCTGAAATAGTGCATTTAATGCAGGCTCAGCCTTAGTCTGTTTCATGCAAAAGTTGATACTCTTGCCCAGAGATAATGCATTTTGTTTTCATTGGAAACGTGCAAAGTGGGAAATGGTTGCCATACACTTCTGGATTTTAGAAGGAAAAAACATGAAACATATTGCTTGAAACAAAATGTCTTGGGTACATTTAAACCCACATTGCACAAAAAGATCCTTTAATGCAAATATTTGCATGTCATAACCATTGGAAAGGGGGAGGATAATGAGtttagagaaaagagaaaggagggtaATTATCTGGGAAGGAGacataaaacaaaaacaaaaaaaatcagtgTCAAAGTCAAGTAACTATACTTTCATAAAAGCAACAAGGATTTGAAACTGGATTCCATTTAGTTATTTTGGTAGCACCAAGAGACAACCATTTAAGGCCCCACTATTTTTCAATCGAGTCTCGCCTTCAGAAAGCTCGAATTCAGATCGAGTAGAATTGCTATATGTTCCCTTCGGCTCCCTTGCCCATGccccaaagaaaaaagaaacaaaaaaacaaaactagAAAAACCAAAATCTATTCCATCAGAAAGGCACCCAAGGAAAACAAATTGCAAAAAAAAGCAAAGACATATATGTTGAACTTAACTTGATGCAAGGTCTAAATTTTAATCTGAgacttatgttttaattttcacATTTCCACTTTTTTAAAGACTGGCCTGCTTAAAACCAGGTGGCCTGCCTTTTGAATTCACAAACTTGTGAGTTAAGTACTATTTTATAGTATGGAGCTCTAATCTTGGGGATGTTTATTGAGTAACCAAAGTACACATTCGAGGGAGATGGGTAAAAACTTCTTGCTGCTTATGAATTTACCAGTCTTGGTATTTGAGATGTGGTTTTGCTAATAAGTTTGTATTAGGACAAGCCTCTGATAATGCCAATTGAGATTTTTAATGAACTAGGCTTTATCCTATTGGTTACATTCCTCCTCCATTTGAATAATTTTGCACTTCAAACCTTGAGGAGgttcattttctttcaaatgGTTGGTCATCCACCACTGTTATTCTCTAAAATAAAAGTTTCCAATTGAGTTAGTGGGTCTGGGATATATTTTGGCAAAATTGGGTTTCGAGGTTGTCAATTTGGGTGGATGAACAGTTGCAGTATGAAGGCTAGTTTCCTTGTGTATGCTACTTTGATATCTTAGTAGAAGTTCATAGTCATTTTCACTTTAAGGAGCTAATGTTTCTTCGTATGTATGCTTGGAGGATTGTTTATTGCTTTCAAAAAACTTTTATCATCCAATGACTTGCTGATGGATCAATACTTGAAAATTATCAGACTATCTTTTTTTACGATTAATAAGTTAAATTAACTCTAAATGCATTACACTTATATGTATAATTCTTGTGATACTATTTATGTTTAACAGGTTCCCAAGCTTCTACTTCACAGACTTTTTCCTAATATACAATATTCAATATGGATTGATGGAAAGCTTGAGCTCGTTGTGGACCCCCATCTTATACTAGAGCGGTAA
It includes:
- the LOC103711007 gene encoding uncharacterized protein LOC103711007, with the translated sequence MRPLSYILEPFPVDSHFFIMGAFLLTVTGQVTMDMESTFHQHPASNESATWHSGRYWQPKGIPTPHPCGNFSYPPPPHDKKRTGPRPCPVCYVPAEQAMDSMPTSLSVSPVLRDLNYVIEETSVKTELEGGSTFGGHPTLQQRNESFDIKESMTVHCGFVKGMKPGRGTLFDINDADLLEMEQCHGIVVASAIFGNYDIMQHPKNISEATKRSACFYMFVDEETAAYINNSTELDRTKRVGLWRVVVVRNLPYDDPRRNGKVPKLLLHRLFPNIQYSIWIDGKLELVVDPHLILERLLWRENATFAISRHYKRFDVFEEGKANKAAKKYDSASIDAQLEFYKREGLTHYSPDKLPITSDVPEGCVIVREHIPITNLFTCLWFNEVDRFTPRDQLSFSTVRDKIMAIVDLKLNMFDDCQRRNFVNQVYHKDVMRQKSSPPPRLSSNIESRSSNSQSDRTTRFQPGKPVRNGRYKKPRSRCRHSGRKTF